The Gemmatimonadaceae bacterium genome includes a region encoding these proteins:
- a CDS encoding TonB-dependent receptor has protein sequence MRLRTPSTFSCTLLALFALAPRSAAQQGDTTRRVDTVSIRDTVPRTLAPVVTVARERGRSPLAVPFAVTTMQPDSMRPGQMHTQLDETLLLVPGVVVQNRDNPSQDPRVSIRGFGARSAFGVRGVRILRDGMPLTMPDGQTAVDYLDLESVGRIEVFRGSASALYGNASGGVVDLHTEAPPNDPFALQLRGWTGDYQQQRWTAAFGGTDGAIGYVGDINYTDRLGYRDYSRQIATSGYGKMGWTAGGTDYAVQVLGYNMPLGTNPGALTRAQADSAPWMADPLSVLKRARKSVSQGQLGLSGRHQVGKGQLSANLWGGTRDLSNPLTYAIVDVYWHSYGGGVRLDQRAHLFGLTHDLTGGIDLARESDHRRNFANCNGAAPSANCPTAGVERGAASIDENETVSNVGPYVRDQVQLGARSLLSLGVRADLVRFQVDDHLITPDMPDASGARTLNAVSPMAGLVFRLTPLHSLYTNVSSAFETPTTTELGNKPDGSAGLNPDLRPQYSTTYELGAKGIATGRVEYDVAVFDTEVRDELVPFEVPDGSGRTFYRNAGRTRRQGVELGAHALLGSVELGGSYTVSHYRFRRFVVDSVSYAGNAIPGVPATQLQLAATWRRAGWFATLEGIAASHVYADDANTAAAAGYSIVNMRLGATSLFGNPWIAPMFGVDNLFDAKYIGSVNVNASNGKYYEPSPARTIYAGLTVAVGR, from the coding sequence ATGCGCCTGCGCACTCCCTCTACGTTCAGCTGCACGCTCCTCGCGCTCTTCGCGCTCGCGCCGCGGTCGGCCGCCCAACAGGGCGACACGACGCGCCGCGTCGACACGGTGTCCATCCGCGACACCGTGCCGAGGACGCTGGCGCCGGTCGTGACTGTGGCGCGCGAACGCGGCCGGTCGCCGCTCGCCGTGCCCTTCGCCGTTACCACCATGCAGCCGGACAGCATGCGACCCGGCCAGATGCACACGCAGCTCGACGAGACGCTGCTCCTCGTGCCGGGCGTCGTCGTCCAGAACCGCGACAACCCGTCGCAGGACCCGCGCGTCTCCATTCGCGGCTTCGGCGCCCGCTCGGCGTTCGGCGTGCGCGGCGTCCGCATTCTCCGCGACGGCATGCCGCTCACCATGCCCGACGGCCAGACCGCCGTCGACTATCTCGACCTGGAATCCGTTGGGCGCATCGAGGTGTTCCGCGGCAGCGCGTCGGCGCTCTACGGCAACGCGTCGGGCGGCGTGGTCGACCTGCACACCGAGGCGCCGCCTAACGATCCGTTCGCGCTCCAGCTCCGCGGGTGGACCGGGGACTACCAGCAGCAGCGGTGGACGGCCGCGTTCGGCGGTACCGACGGCGCGATCGGCTACGTGGGCGACATCAACTACACCGACCGCCTGGGCTACCGCGACTACTCCCGGCAGATCGCCACCAGCGGCTACGGCAAAATGGGGTGGACGGCGGGCGGCACCGACTATGCCGTGCAGGTGCTGGGCTACAACATGCCGTTAGGCACGAATCCCGGCGCCCTCACCCGCGCGCAGGCCGACAGCGCGCCCTGGATGGCCGATCCGCTGTCCGTGCTCAAGCGCGCCCGCAAGAGCGTCTCGCAAGGGCAGCTCGGTCTGTCGGGCCGCCACCAGGTAGGCAAAGGCCAGCTCTCGGCCAACCTGTGGGGTGGAACGCGCGACCTGTCGAACCCGCTCACGTACGCCATCGTCGACGTGTACTGGCATTCGTACGGCGGCGGCGTGCGCCTCGATCAACGCGCACACTTGTTCGGCCTCACGCACGACCTGACCGGCGGCATCGACCTGGCCCGCGAATCCGACCACCGCCGCAACTTCGCCAACTGCAACGGCGCGGCGCCGTCCGCCAACTGTCCAACGGCCGGCGTCGAGCGCGGCGCCGCATCGATCGACGAGAACGAAACCGTCTCCAACGTCGGCCCGTACGTGCGCGACCAGGTGCAGTTAGGCGCGCGCTCGCTGCTCTCGCTGGGCGTGCGCGCCGATCTCGTGCGGTTCCAGGTCGACGACCACCTCATTACGCCGGATATGCCCGACGCGTCGGGCGCACGCACGCTCAACGCCGTGAGCCCGATGGCCGGCTTGGTGTTCCGCCTCACGCCGCTCCACTCGCTCTACACCAACGTCTCGAGCGCCTTCGAGACGCCCACCACCACCGAGTTAGGCAACAAGCCAGACGGCTCGGCCGGCCTCAACCCCGACCTCAGGCCGCAATACTCCACGACGTATGAGCTCGGCGCCAAAGGCATCGCCACGGGACGCGTGGAATACGACGTCGCCGTGTTCGATACCGAGGTCCGCGACGAGCTCGTCCCGTTCGAGGTGCCCGACGGCAGCGGCCGCACGTTCTACCGCAACGCCGGCCGCACGCGCCGCCAGGGCGTGGAGCTCGGCGCGCACGCGCTGTTGGGCAGCGTGGAGTTGGGCGGCTCGTACACGGTGTCGCACTACCGCTTCCGCCGCTTCGTGGTCGATTCGGTGAGCTATGCCGGCAACGCCATCCCCGGCGTTCCGGCGACCCAGCTCCAGCTCGCCGCGACGTGGCGGCGGGCCGGCTGGTTCGCCACGCTGGAAGGCATCGCCGCGAGCCACGTGTATGCGGACGACGCCAACACCGCCGCCGCGGCGGGCTACTCGATCGTCAACATGCGGTTAGGCGCGACGTCGCTCTTCGGCAACCCGTGGATCGCGCCCATGTTCGGCGTCGACAATCTGTTCGATGCGAAGTACATCGGCTCGGTGAACGTCAACGCGTCCAACGGCAAGTATTACGAGCCGTCGCCGGCGCGCACGATCTACGCTGGACTGACCGTAGCCGTGGGACGCTGA
- a CDS encoding trimeric intracellular cation channel family protein yields MSELSHLVTFSTLVLVLDLCGTFVFALSGAAAGIKGRLDIFGVLVLSFVAANSGGILRDLLIGAVPPPGIADWRYIAVPILAGLAMFYAGGIIDRMKDAVQIFDAAGLALFAVSGAQKALDFHLGPITAVLLGMLTGIGGGMVRDILAAQVPSVLRGDIYAVAALAGAGVVVVGGLLQMPGTATTIVGAIVCFGLRYLAIRRSWQLPKARGSSA; encoded by the coding sequence GTGAGCGAGCTATCGCATTTGGTCACCTTCAGCACTTTGGTGCTGGTCCTCGACCTCTGTGGCACGTTCGTCTTCGCGTTGAGTGGCGCAGCCGCCGGCATCAAAGGGCGGCTCGACATTTTCGGCGTGCTCGTGCTGTCTTTTGTCGCGGCCAATTCTGGCGGCATCCTTCGCGACCTGTTGATCGGGGCTGTGCCTCCGCCCGGCATTGCCGACTGGCGCTATATCGCCGTTCCCATCCTCGCGGGCCTGGCCATGTTCTACGCGGGCGGGATCATCGACCGGATGAAAGACGCAGTCCAGATCTTCGACGCCGCGGGGCTGGCGCTCTTTGCGGTTTCCGGTGCGCAGAAGGCACTCGATTTTCATCTCGGTCCGATCACAGCCGTGCTCCTTGGCATGCTCACCGGGATCGGCGGTGGGATGGTGCGCGACATTCTGGCGGCGCAGGTCCCGTCAGTTCTGCGCGGCGACATCTATGCGGTTGCGGCGCTCGCCGGCGCGGGGGTGGTCGTGGTGGGCGGGCTCCTTCAGATGCCGGGCACCGCGACAACAATCGTTGGAGCGATTGTCTGTTTCGGGCTCAGATACCTGGCCATTCGGCGCAGTTGGCAGTTGCCAAAGGCCCGCGGATCGAGCGCCTGA
- a CDS encoding dihydrofolate reductase family protein, with protein sequence MSTVIALMSMSLDGFVADRDDGVAEVFDWYFTSGDVEFRTRGPDPFLFKVSAQSAEHIRGLWAELGALVTGRRTFDVAEGWDGNHEWGPAFVLTHNIPAGWPRPNSNVRFVTDGVESAIKQAKAAAGEKSVAVHGADTIQQCLNAGLLNELHIDIAAVLLGSGIRLFDHLNGTPMVLGNPKVIAGVGVTHLRYPLIPTRRGWPSTRAPSPRR encoded by the coding sequence GTGTCGACGGTTATCGCACTCATGTCCATGTCGCTCGACGGCTTCGTCGCCGACCGCGACGACGGCGTGGCCGAAGTGTTCGACTGGTACTTCACCTCGGGGGACGTCGAATTCCGCACCCGAGGCCCGGATCCTTTTCTGTTCAAGGTGTCCGCGCAGAGCGCCGAGCACATTCGTGGGTTGTGGGCCGAGCTCGGTGCGCTGGTCACCGGTCGGCGAACCTTCGACGTTGCCGAAGGTTGGGATGGGAATCACGAGTGGGGACCGGCCTTTGTCCTAACGCACAACATCCCGGCTGGTTGGCCACGGCCCAACTCGAACGTCCGCTTCGTGACCGACGGCGTCGAAAGCGCGATCAAGCAAGCCAAAGCGGCCGCGGGCGAGAAATCGGTTGCGGTCCACGGCGCAGACACGATCCAACAGTGCCTGAATGCGGGGCTGCTCAATGAGCTCCACATCGACATCGCGGCGGTGCTGCTCGGCTCCGGCATTCGGCTCTTCGACCATCTCAACGGCACGCCGATGGTGCTTGGCAACCCCAAGGTCATCGCCGGCGTCGGTGTGACGCACCTGCGCTACCCACTCATCCCGACTCGCCGGGGTTGGCCGTCGACGCGCGCGCCGAGTCCTCGGCGATAG
- a CDS encoding type II CAAX endopeptidase family protein: MKLGLRPHIRVSDLLGLKWDTIGRICWDIALAIGLVLIWIAVAPLVIRLLGPEHWGSFLDLLPHGKAEMSLWIVMALSAGFCEELIFRGYLQRQISDLTDSAVAAVLLQALLFGLAHGYQGIKEHDADISARSTLWNIGVLP; this comes from the coding sequence GTGAAGCTGGGCTTGAGGCCGCATATTCGCGTCAGCGATCTTCTCGGACTGAAATGGGATACGATTGGCAGGATCTGCTGGGATATCGCTCTTGCAATCGGCCTGGTGCTCATCTGGATAGCAGTTGCGCCGCTTGTAATCCGTCTGCTCGGACCGGAACATTGGGGATCATTCCTTGACCTGCTTCCTCATGGAAAGGCCGAAATGTCACTCTGGATCGTGATGGCTCTGTCGGCGGGATTTTGCGAAGAATTGATCTTTCGTGGCTATCTGCAACGGCAGATCTCCGACCTGACAGATAGCGCGGTCGCTGCGGTGCTGCTTCAGGCGCTGTTGTTCGGGTTAGCGCATGGTTATCAGGGCATCAAGGAACATGACGCTGATATCAGTGCTCGGAGTACTCTATGGAATATTGGCGTTCTTCCGTAA